ACGGCGACATCGGCATCCGCAACGACCTCTACATCGTGCCGCTGGTCGGCTGCATCAACGGCCTTGCCGACAACATCGCCAAGGCGGTGGAGAAGGAGGGCATGCTGCCCGAGGGCTCCAGCGTCACCGTCCTCTCCCACCCCTATGGCTGCTCGCAGCTCGGCGACGACCTCGCCAACACGCGCGGCATCCTGCAGAACTACGTGGCGCACCCCAATGCCGGTGGCGTGCTGGTGCTCGGTCTTGGCTGCGAGAACAACACCAAGGCCTACTTCCGGGAAGGCCTGGAGCTGCCCGACCCCGATCGCGTCCGCTTCCTGACCAGCCAGGAGGCCGGCGACGAGATGGCCGAGGCGCTGGCCCTCTGCCGCGAGCTGACGGCGAAGATGGCCGGCGACAGGCGGACCGAGGTCGGCGCCGACCGCCTTCGCATCGGTCTCAAGTGCGGCGGCTCGGACGGCTTCTCGGGCATCACCGCCAACCCGCTACTCGGCGCCTTCTCGGACTGGCTGACCGGCATCGGCGGCACCACCGTGCTGACCGAGGTGCCGGAGATGTTCGGCGCCGAACAGCTGCTCATGGAGCGCTCGGAAAGCCGCGAGGTGTTCGACAAGACGGTGGCGCTGATCAACGACTTCAAGCGCTACTACGTCGACAACAACCAGCCGATCTACGAGAACCCCTCGCCGGGCAACAAGGCGGGCGGCATCTCGACGCTGGAAGAAAAGTCGCTCGGCTGCACGCAGAAGGCCGGCCTCTCCACGGTGCGCGACGTGGTCGGCTACACCGGCAGGATCTCAAAGCCCGGCCTCAACCTTCTGTCGGCGCCGGGCAACGACGGCGTCGCCGTCACCGCGCTCGCCGCCTCGGGCTGTCACATGGTGCTGTTCACCACCGGACGCGGCACGCCGCTCGGCGGCGTCGTCCCCACCATGAAGATCGCCACCAACTCCGACCTTGCCACCCGCAAGCCGCACTGGATCGACTTCGACGCCGGCCCCATCGCCACCGGACAGACCACCGTCGAGGGCCTCCGCGACAGCTTCGCAGATGCCGTCCTCCAGATCGCCTCCGGAAAGCCAACCAGAAACGAAACAAACCACATCAAGGAAATCGTCATATTCAAAACAGGGGTCACGCTG
Above is a window of Pleomorphomonas sp. T1.2MG-36 DNA encoding:
- a CDS encoding UxaA family hydrolase, coding for MPRVLKIHPDDSVAVALEPLAKGTDIPAFGLTLRDDVPQAHKFALKDIAAGDKVIKYGAVIGLARETVPKGAHVHVHNLKTALGDILDYQYAGNVSARPQNGGPVPTISAYERVNGDIGIRNDLYIVPLVGCINGLADNIAKAVEKEGMLPEGSSVTVLSHPYGCSQLGDDLANTRGILQNYVAHPNAGGVLVLGLGCENNTKAYFREGLELPDPDRVRFLTSQEAGDEMAEALALCRELTAKMAGDRRTEVGADRLRIGLKCGGSDGFSGITANPLLGAFSDWLTGIGGTTVLTEVPEMFGAEQLLMERSESREVFDKTVALINDFKRYYVDNNQPIYENPSPGNKAGGISTLEEKSLGCTQKAGLSTVRDVVGYTGRISKPGLNLLSAPGNDGVAVTALAASGCHMVLFTTGRGTPLGGVVPTMKIATNSDLATRKPHWIDFDAGPIATGQTTVEGLRDSFADAVLQIASGKPTRNETNHIKEIVIFKTGVTL